From Streptomyces sp. SCSIO 75703:
CGGCCCCCCGCCGGACACCAACACCCCTCCACGCGACACCCCGAGGCGCAGGCCGAGCTTCGGAAGATCCCCCGCGACATGGCGCTGCGCATCCTGGCCAAGCTGACCGAGCTGGAGACCGACCCTCTCGGCTTCAACACCACCGCACTCGTGTCACAGCCCGAACGGCGCCGTCTTCGCGTCGGCGACTACCGCGTCGCCTACACGATCGACAACGGCGAGCCGGTGGCCTGGGTCGTTCACGTGGGACACCGGTCCACCGTTGACGAGACCTGATTACCCGCTGACTCCACGCCAGAATATCCAGCACCCATCCAGCACGGTGACGACGAAGGGGTCGGACTCGACAGAGTCCAACCCCTTCTGAGCTGCACACTTGACGAGTCACGTCACGTACAGTAAGTGTGCGATTACACGTTGAACCGGAACGTCTACGGTCTGATCCTGACCTGCGGCGGAGCCCTCTCCAGGGCTCTGACCTGGTATTTCCTTGTTGGCGTGCGTTGGCTCCAGACGGCTGTTTACGGGTGTCCTGCGGACTGGCTGCGGACTGCCCGGGGGTGCCGAGGCCGAGAAATCCATGGCGCACCGGCCGGACCTGCAACGAGACTGCGACGGTGAGCGACCGCTACCCCTGTCCCTGCTGCGGGCACCGCGTGCTCGACGTCATGCCCGGCTCCTACGCGATCTGCCCCGTCTGCTTCTGGGAGGACGACGAGGTCCAGTTCCGCTGGCCGGCCGTGGCAGGCGGGGCGAACAAGGTCTCCCTGATCGAGGCCCAGCGCAACTACCAGGACTTCGGCGCCTGCAACCAGCACGGCCGCCGGTACGTCCGCCCTCCGGCCGAGGACGAGCCACTCGACCCCGCCTGGCGGCCCATCGACCTGAGGCGCGACTCCTTCGAGGGCTGGACAGCCGAGGACCGCGCCCCGTGGCCCGACGACCGGTCGGTGCTCTTCTGGTGGCTTCCCACCTTCTGGCGCCGGGACCACCCGTGACCGCCCACATCGAGAGACTCATCCAGCGGCTCGATGACTCGACCGGACCGTCGTACGACGCCCGCGCGGAACTGATCGACATCGGCTCCGATGCCATCCCCGCCATCATCGACGGTCTGCCCTCCCTCAGCGGCTTCGGGCTGCTGACCGCCATCGAGGTCTTCGAAGAGGTGGCGGACCCACGCTGCGGCCCCGCCCTGATCGTCCTCCTGCGCAGCGACGACCCCACTGTCCGGGAATGGGCGGCGATGGCCCTGGCGAGCCTGAAGATCGACGGCGCGGTCGAGCCCGTGCGCCGCGCCTATCGCGCCTGCCTGGAACGGGCGACCCCACCGGACTGGAGCGAGCCCGTCGGCATCCGTTGGGCCCTGACCGAACTCGGCGCCCGCACCCTCGTCGTCCCACCTCTCACCGCACACCTACGCGCCAGCGCTGCGGACGACGCCCCCGGCTGGCCCTCGGCCCACTTCGCCGAGATCATCAACGACCTGGCTGACCACGCCCAGGTGATCCTCTACTCCCAGTTCTGGCGGGTGGACGTCGACTGCACATACGGCACTTCCGGCACCGGCCTGGACTGGGAACTCGACTGGACCGCGACCTGGGAACACTTGGTCGAAGAGTCCCTCACCTGGTCCCTGCTGGAAGCCTCCGAAGCCCCCGTCGGCGACGACATCTTCGTCGCCCCCACCTGGATCGACCGTACCGACCTAAACCCGGAGAGGTGACCGATGCCGTTCCAGCACCCCAAGGAGACCGGCTACGGCCATGTGGTCGAGCGCTACGTCACGAGGAAGGACTCGGACCACCCGCGCTATCGAACGCGGCATCCCAGCTCTCCGGCCGCGCGGCGGCCACGAGCCGCGCCATCAGCAGCTTCGACGCCTGGGCATCCCGAGACGAACTGTCCAAGATCATCTCCAGGGGACGCGCAGGTTGCCGCGTAGAACAAGAACGGGCTCCGGACCGCTTTGCAAGCTGTTCGACCAGCCGTGACTTGCCCACCCGGCACCGCCTTTTCAACATCACGCACCGACCGGGCCGCTTCCCCGCCGCCACCTTCTGCAGCTCGACAGAAGAGGCAACGGGCAACCCCACCGAACCCCGATTCTTGAGGCGCGCCTCATGCCAGACTCGTCCTCGGATGCGAAGCGAAATGCCGCGGTCACAACAGGTGTTCGTCGTCGGCCTTCGCGTCGGCCAATGAATGTCGAACGAAAGTTCCCTGCGGGAGCGCACAACTCTCACGATCACTGTTCAAGGGGAGTCTAACGATGAGCACACCTTTACGTTTCGGCCCGGAACTTCGCCGTTTACGGCAGGAATCGGGGCTGACTCTGACCGAGTTCTCCGTAGCGCTCAACTACGACAAGGGGCACCTCAGCAAGGTCGAGCGCGGGGAACGTTCCGCATCCCCCGAACTGGCCCGGCGGTGCGACGCCTTCCTCGGGGCGAACGGCGAGCTGCGGCGCCTGGCCGTCCGACCCGAGAGCGACTCGGACACCACCGAAATGCCCTCCGCCACGAACCTCTGGCTCGTCGGGCGCCGGGCGGTCCTCTCGGCGGGTACGGGGGCGCTGATCGACCTCGGCCTGAAACTCGGCAGTCAGGCGCCCGCTGCCGCCGCCCCCCTCCTCCCCTTCTTCCGCGCGCAGTTCGACCAACTGCGAAAGCTCGGCCAGTCCACCGCGCCAAAGGCCCTGCTTCCCCTGCTGGAGACGCAGACGCGCACGGTCGCCGAGCTGGCCGCCGGCGCCCCGTCCGCCACTCGTGCCCCTGGGTTCCTGCTCGCGTCGCGGTTCGCGGAGTTCACCGGCTGGATGGCCCAGGAGGCCGGGAACAGCAGCGCGGCTCTCGGCTGGACCGGTGAGGCCGCCGAACTGGCGCATGCGGGGGGCGATCCTTACCTCGGTTCCTACGCGCTCGTGCGACGCGCCCTTGTCACGCTCTACGACGGGGACTCCGCAGGCACCGTCACCCTGGCCCGGCGGGCCCAGAGCAGCGAACTCCCGCCGCGCATCCGGGGACTCGCGGCCCAGCGGGAGGCGCAGGGACACGCGCTCATCGGCGACGAAGACGATTGCCTCCGCAGTCTCGACAGGGCGCGGGAACTGCTCGATAGCGACGACGCCCGCAGCGGCGCCGAGCCCGTGATCGGCACCATCCACGTGAGCGATCCGGCGGCGATGACGACCGGCTGGTGCCTGTACGACCTCGGTCGCCCCAAGGCCGCCGCCGAGGTCCTCGACCGGGAGTGCCTCCGCCTCCCAGCGCACGCGCTGCGCACCCGCGCCCGGTACGGCTTCCGCAGGGCTTTGGCCCACGCCGCCTCCGGAGAGGCCGAGCACGCGTGCGCGATCGCCGGGGAGTTCCTGGGGATGATGCCGGCCGTGCCCTCGGCGACGGTGAACAGCGACGTCCGGCGTCTCGCGCGGGAACTCTCCCGGTTCCGGAGCAGCCGGGCCGTACACGATCTGCAACCGGCGCTGGCACGGGTACTCGCCCCCGCGCACGACTGATACCGCTTCCACGACCGACGCCAGCCCCTCAAGCCGTCCGGCTCGCCGGACTGTCCGGTCGGCCCTCCGGATCCCACGATCCCGACCGGACCCTCTGATCCCCGCCCGACGTGTCACGCCGTGCCCTGCCTTCCTCGGGCTACCCGCGACCAGTGAAGCGCCGGGCGGCCCACCTCCATCCGTACGCCCTTCCGTGGACGCACCGTGCCGTCACGCGGTCGGGACCTCATGCCCCGGGTGGACCAGAGCCCCGGAGCCCTGTCTGCAGCCCTCGCGCCCATACCCATGCGTCTCCGTCCTCCTCTCACGAAGGGAACTTTCATGCCCGACGTCTTCGTCAACTACCGCACAGGTGACGTGGAAAACGCCGCGACCATGATCGCGCGAGAGCTCTCCCGCCGGTTCGGCGACGAGCGGGTCTTCTTCGCCAGCAACTCGATCGAGGCCGGTCGCCGTTTCCCGGTGGAATTGACCAGGGCTATGGAGGAGTGCCAGGCACTTCTCGTCGTGATCGGCCCGCGTTGGGCGGAGGTGCAGGGGGCCGACGGCCGCCCCGCCCTCGAAGCCGAACAGGACTGGACCCGACGTGAGATCCAGACCGCGCTCGACCGCGGGATCCTGGTGATCCCCGTGCTCGTCGGAAAGGCCACGCGGATCGACCCCTCCGTCCTCCCGGAAGGCCTGCGGGAACTGGCAGACTGCCAGTACAGGCGGTTCGACCACCGCAACGCAGAGTCGGACCTGACGTCGCTCGGCGACACCCTCGCCCGGCTGCTGCCGGAGCTGGGCGCGGAGGACCGCGACGCCCGTGCGGCGCGGGAGCGGGCGGAGGCGAAGACCCGCAAGAAGTCGGACCGGGCCGCCGGACATACCAGGATGCGGACGCGCGACGTCGAGCAGCGCGTGCGCGGCGGCATCGGAAACCTCAACGGGGACCTGGGCACCTTCATCAACGAGCCGCAGGGTCCCGTGAATACCGGTCGGGGCCACCAGTACAACGCCCCGCACTTCCAGGGCAACAACACCGGGGCCCAGTTCACGGCAGGCGACAACAGCGGTACAGTCCACCAGCGCTTCGAGCGTGAGCGCCAACGCTCGGACGACGGACGATGACCGGACAGGACCGCGTCACCGTCAACGATCCGCGCGCCCCGGTGAACAACGGCGAGGGGCGCCAGTACGTCTTC
This genomic window contains:
- a CDS encoding CPCC family cysteine-rich protein, with the protein product MSDRYPCPCCGHRVLDVMPGSYAICPVCFWEDDEVQFRWPAVAGGANKVSLIEAQRNYQDFGACNQHGRRYVRPPAEDEPLDPAWRPIDLRRDSFEGWTAEDRAPWPDDRSVLFWWLPTFWRRDHP
- a CDS encoding HEAT repeat domain-containing protein, whose amino-acid sequence is MTAHIERLIQRLDDSTGPSYDARAELIDIGSDAIPAIIDGLPSLSGFGLLTAIEVFEEVADPRCGPALIVLLRSDDPTVREWAAMALASLKIDGAVEPVRRAYRACLERATPPDWSEPVGIRWALTELGARTLVVPPLTAHLRASAADDAPGWPSAHFAEIINDLADHAQVILYSQFWRVDVDCTYGTSGTGLDWELDWTATWEHLVEESLTWSLLEASEAPVGDDIFVAPTWIDRTDLNPER
- a CDS encoding helix-turn-helix transcriptional regulator yields the protein MSTPLRFGPELRRLRQESGLTLTEFSVALNYDKGHLSKVERGERSASPELARRCDAFLGANGELRRLAVRPESDSDTTEMPSATNLWLVGRRAVLSAGTGALIDLGLKLGSQAPAAAAPLLPFFRAQFDQLRKLGQSTAPKALLPLLETQTRTVAELAAGAPSATRAPGFLLASRFAEFTGWMAQEAGNSSAALGWTGEAAELAHAGGDPYLGSYALVRRALVTLYDGDSAGTVTLARRAQSSELPPRIRGLAAQREAQGHALIGDEDDCLRSLDRARELLDSDDARSGAEPVIGTIHVSDPAAMTTGWCLYDLGRPKAAAEVLDRECLRLPAHALRTRARYGFRRALAHAASGEAEHACAIAGEFLGMMPAVPSATVNSDVRRLARELSRFRSSRAVHDLQPALARVLAPAHD
- a CDS encoding TIR domain-containing protein, with protein sequence MPDVFVNYRTGDVENAATMIARELSRRFGDERVFFASNSIEAGRRFPVELTRAMEECQALLVVIGPRWAEVQGADGRPALEAEQDWTRREIQTALDRGILVIPVLVGKATRIDPSVLPEGLRELADCQYRRFDHRNAESDLTSLGDTLARLLPELGAEDRDARAARERAEAKTRKKSDRAAGHTRMRTRDVEQRVRGGIGNLNGDLGTFINEPQGPVNTGRGHQYNAPHFQGNNTGAQFTAGDNSGTVHQRFERERQRSDDGR